In the genome of Camarhynchus parvulus chromosome 23, STF_HiC, whole genome shotgun sequence, the window CTGACAGGAGGGGTTTGCTGGTGATGTGTCAGgttcagcttttatatttttctggttctgtgctgctttggtgtgtgggtctgagcttcagATTACAGGATGGTGAGCtttctgcacagagcagggagacaaaacaattccttctctagctggggaccacggacaaatgatccaaatctcaggtccaagagcacaaacaacgtgggctggagagagaaaaacaagcagggtgggactgcatgggctaaagctgtaactggacaattaactccaatatgcaaatggagcagaacttataaaagtgagagaccctgtgACCTCATCCatttttgtggccattttgggttgtgctgcccaaggtggatccgttgaggccttttaataaatccctccTTTATTCTtcagctctgtccagcctctgttctaggtcagcctgcacaaggcatcactgGAGATAAACTGAGATTGTCTCTGCCCTGGCCAGAGGCTTCTGTGGAGCTTGGCTGAAGCCCCACAAACAGTTTGCTCACTCTGAGCCAGCAGAAGGGAAGCTTTGGGCTGAATTTAAGGGAATTTAGTGGCTTAGACTCCGTGTGAGCCAGCCACAGGCTCTGTGTAAAGTGTGAATAATCTGCAGAAGTGACCCAATCCTGTGACTGTAACCCAATtcctgtcccctcagcaggGCCACTCCAGGACTCCCCTGCTGgcgctgcagctgctggatttCTGCCTGAGCATCCTCACCCTGTGCAGCTCCTACATGGAGGCGCCCACCTTCCTCAACCTCAAGCCTGTGGAGAGTGGGGTAGGTctggagccagctctgctcatttCCCACCTTGGAACTCTATAAATTCCCATTCcatggctgtgcagctcctctggatcatccagagctgctcagtctGGCAGCAAAGAGGGTTTTCCATGttctccccagcactgctcctgacTGACAGCTCCCACGTTCCTTAAAAATACACCTTGTTTGTCCTTGTAGGAATCTGATGGATGCAAATTGCAGAGCAAAGTGGTTCAGGTGGAGCTGCCTGCATGGAAAATGCCTCAAATTTCATCTTTATTAAACAGCCATATTTAATAAGTCCCACCCTGTTAGCGTGTGGAGACATATAATCACACAGGCAATTATATGTAGgtgcttttattaagagctctggGAATCAGGGGCGCTTTCACCTCAGATCTGATTCCGCCATACATTCGAGAGGAACgggtttttatattctatcgTTACATAACTTACATGTTAATcattaaacttatattgttctcttgtatacatagatttcaGCTAAACATAGCTCTCCTAAGTTCCCAGTgtagtttctcatgattcttcctATGATTATAtcataattatatttaattactaaacaatcatcacatctaacaattatatcatttatcatagTGCTTACGTGAATGCACtgatctgagaaaacacaaagcctaacattttcagaatctatCTTTAGCATTTTCCAGGGTCCCATTATCAACCCCAGTGTTGTTATGAACAGATGGAATCATCACATTCCTAGGGAAGGATGGAGACACTGATTTAAGGCTATGGGATCATGGTCCCAAGTTTTTCCCTCcagagaaaagagcaggaaaatcccagGCTGATGGCAAaagtggaaattaaaattttaacagtCCATTTAAACAGGGCTTTGCCCAAGGAGTGgaaacagcaggaggaaaacaatATCCCTGTGATCCTGCTGCCAGTGAAAATCCCTCTTTCCTTGCTCTGCCTGAACCTTGAACCCCCCTCTGTGGGTGCCCCTGGCAGAGGGAACgagtgctctgggctgagaCCTGAGTGGTTTGGGCTGAGCCCTGAGTATTTTGGACTGAGAAATGAGTGTTTTCGGCTGAGAAATGAGTGGTTTGGGCTGAGAAATGAGTGTTTTGGGCTGAGACCTGAGTGTTTTGGGCTGAGaccctctcccttttcccccagggctctgtgccagccctggagaagctgccagcagaggaATATGCCAAAGTGATGATCACCTTCACCATCGCCTTCGTGGCTGTGCTCGTCCTCAAGGTAAAAGGCTCTGGAGTGAGGCTTGCCCAGGAAATTCAGCTTTATTCTCTCCCACATCTGCCTTGTTGGGCTCTCCTCGGGTGTGGGAAACTTTGAGATGAGAAATGCTGATgtagaaatgccatggaataggGCAGGCactgttgagagagaaatggaattaggaaaaaagtttcaaagGATGGCCTTGCAAATAAGGCTGGATGCTTTGGAGAACtagaactgtgaaagatgcattgtagtgGCACCCAcgaggggtaattttagatgattGGCATTTACAGCATGATGTGGCTAAAGCTGATAAACCAAGAAAcacatataatatatttattaattaggaaatagttggcttctgactgtgatggtgtgaattataacatctgtattgtctcacccttcacatgagactgaaaataaaatgaaagtttttaaaacacctctccGTTACCCCATCTGGGGGTCAGAAAAAAGCTTAATCCAACACTcaggcacagtgggagctgtgcctcCATATGGTTTATCCAAATCCCTGCCTTTGCTCCTCTGTGTGAGTTACCCAGCAAAATCCCTCTTACAGCCCCAAATTATCACTGTCCATCCCTGtctggaaggagaaaaaggtttaaaaaaacccagcaaagtGCTCTGCTGTAAAGTGCCCAAACAAATGAGATTATTGAGCAGCAGGTGAGATCTTTAATGGGGTGAGTGGTTGTGTCCTCTCTGATGGGAGCAGGGTTCTCCACCCCAACACTCCCAAAGTTCATTAAAGCCAGGAGCCAAACCCTGCTGGTGCCCCAGGAAGCTCCACCAGAGAagggttttattcttttattgcTTCAGTGGCTCAGAGAACTGATTTTTCACCTCCAACCCCACGAAGAAAACCAGAATCTTGCAGGTGCTTGGACAGAAAGTGCTGCTCGTGAGCTGGAAACCATTTTATATTCCGAGCCCTCCAGGTGGGCCAGATAAGCCAGCGGGGAATGGAAGGAGTTTTGTGTGGATGcatttaaagctttaaaatctcttttaataTTTGCATGGAGTGTGCAGCTGGAGTGAAGATAACCCCGAGCCCCAGCTGGCAGGAATCTCCCTGACCTGGCACATGGATTAATTGGAATTTTCCACAGCTCTACCCACAAAATGCTGGAATTGCAATGGGGTTTTGTGCTGGGGTCGTAAGAggagggatggggtgggataataaaaccccaaaaacccatcaGGACTCCCATCCTTTAATCCCAGTGCCaatccctctccttttccatggGTAAAATCCCATGGAattctctccctgcagcctcccagctcagggcagagtggggctggctctgcattACCTGTGGTGGCAGAATCAGTtcaaaattccatggaaaaattattccaagggcagtgtggggctggggctgtgcaacTCCAGTGGGAACAGGATCAGTTGTTCaaaattccttggaaaaaaatattccaagggCAGCGTGGGGCTGGGTCTTTGCTGCCTGTAGGGCTCTAACAGGATCTGTTGTTCcaaattccttggaaaaaaatcttccaaggGCAGGGTGATGCTGCCATTAAGGCAATTCCACTCCGCACCCATGAGTGATCCTAAATCCATGGGGTGAGGTGGGCTGGAGGCACCTTTGGGTTCATCTCACgtccactgtcccaggtgctccagcctggccttggacacttccaggggtggcaGGTGGGCAAATATTCCAATCATCTTTATCTCACTTTGGAGTCATAAAGGCCCCCAGCACCACAGGgataagaaagcagaaattaaggggaataaaatattccttgtgatttttatttattttaaaaccaaaattggAAAGtatgattttaatttatttcaaaatcaaaacaggGGAATGCATTCCTTTGTTGTATgattttgatgtattttaaaaccaaaatctaGGAATGCATTCCTTTGTtgagtgatttttatttatgtcaAAACCAAAATTGATGAACGCATTCCTCTGTTGTATGATCttatttcaaaaccaaaatcaagGACTGCATTCCTTTGCTGAgtgatttttatatatttcaaaagcaaaattgaGGAATGCATTCCTCCATTGTACAATTTTGTTTCAAAGCCAAAATCAGGGAATGAAATCCTTTGtatgattttatttcaaaaccaaaatcaggCAGTGCATTCCTTTGCCATGtagcttttatttcaaaagcaaaatcaagGACTGCATTCCTTTGTtgagtgatttttatttatgtcaAAAGCAAAATTGAGGAATGCGTTGCTTTGTtgtatgattttattttcaaaaacaaaatcagGGAATGAAATCCTTTGtatgattttatttcaaaagcaaaatcaagGAATGCATTCCTTTGTTGAgtgatttttatatatttcaaaagcaaaattgaTGAATGCATTCCTCTGTTGCACGATTTTATTTCAAAGCCAAAATCAGGGAATGAAGTCCTTTGtatgattttatttcaaaaccaaaaccaggcAGTGCCTTTCTTCGCTGTGtagtttttattcatttataagatttatttttcagatatttcagatttctagttttttttccatggatgaATGGAGGTTTCTACCCAGTTTCTATGGCAGCTCCAGGTTTGCTCTCTGGATGAAGAGCCTTTGGAAGCAGGAAGGGTTTTGCAACATTCCCAAAAGATGCTCAAAGTTTGGATTTACCGCCGATCTCTGGAATGTTGAGATGGATTTTTTCACCTCAgatatttcattcatttttttctctttctcctggcTTGGAGCCAACACAAAGAGCCCTCATTGTCCTGGGCATGCTCAGCTGCACGGCCCTGGGTTGGGATCTGTGGCTCCCTGTGTTCCCTGAAAACCCCAACggctcccagccccttcccaggccAACACAAACACCAGGCACACgactggagctgctcagagcagggaaaatattgatttaacAGGGCCAGCCCCACAGACCCCGCTTATTTCCCTGGGCCACAGCCCCTCAATCAGCcctttttcctcagaaaatgtataaatatcCATTTATTGCATGGATAAATATCCATTTATTGCATGGATAAATATCCGTTTATTGCATGGATAAATCCGTGGGGTGCCCGGAGGTCCTGTCAGGGAAGtgcaaaaatgggattttgctgaatgaagggatttttggggcagtcCTTGGATCTCTGTGGTGCCTCTGGTGCTTTCCTGAGGCATCCAGACTTTGTAACCTGCTCTGAAAAATGGCATCAAAGCCACAATTTCCTTTCCTACCTTGGGTTATTGTGATCTCAGAGGTGTCCAATGTTGTGTTTTAATGGATTTTATGTTTAATCCTTTGATATTTACTGGATTAttgatcccagtcccatcccaacATTGGGATGGgattattttatgtttaatcATTTTATATTTACTGGATTTCCAGTCCCACCTCAGTATTTTGAATTAATGGAATCCAGGCTTTGTAACCTGCTCTGAAAAATGGCATCAAAACCACAATTTCCTTTCCTACcttgggatattgggatatcAGAGGTGTCCAGTGTTGTGTTTTAGTGGATTTTATGTTTAGACCTTTTATATTTACTGGATTGttgatcccagtcccatcccagcgTTGTTCTGAATTCAAGGAAATAATCACTTTAATCAACTTATagtttttatacatttatatttatattaattaataactTTATATTACTTTTATTATTCTGAATTAATGGAATCCAGACTTTATAACCTGCTCTGAAAAATGACATCAAGGCCACGCTTTCCTTTGCTGCTCAGGATATTTTGCCCTCAGAGCTCTCAGTGCTGAGTTTAATGGGGTTTGTGTTTATTCACTTCATATTTACTGAATTATTGATCCCAGTCccacccagtgctgctctgaattCATGGAATCATCACATTCCCAGGAAAGGATGGAGACACTGATTTAAGGCCCTGGGATCGTGGTCCCAAAATTCTCCCTCcagagaaaagagcaggaaaatcccagGCTGGTGGCAAAAGGGGAAATCCCTTTTtgccctgcagtgccatggGAAAAtgcccttttccttcccttttccctcttttccaggcCTACATGTTCAAGTGTGTCCTGAGCTGTTTCAAATTCATCAAagccagcaggagggaggaggtgaaAGTGGAGCCACACGCAGTGGAAAAGGTGAGGAAAAGTGAATTTACCCCTGAAAGTGGACCCAAAACAGTGGAAAGGTGAGAAAAAGTGAATTTACCCCTGAAAGTGGACCCAAAACAGTGGAAAAAGTGaggaaatattctttttttcctggaagtggAGCCACGGGCAGtggaaaagtgaattttctCTGGGataacccagccctgcagctctgccagcaaaaTTCCTACAGCAAAGGGATCAGCCAAAATTTCCCCAGGAATTGCACTTCCTCTTCCACAAGAAGTGGGAAAAGGCTGTAAAAGTGAATTTATTCCTGAAAATGGACTCAAAAGCAGTGGGAGAGGTGAGGAAAAGTGAATTTATTCCATGAGCAGGAATCCTTTAGACCGGTGATCCTTATCTCTGCTTTTTTGGGATCTGAGAGAATTTCCAACCCTTCAAATCCCCAGTAGCAAGTGCTAATAATCAGCTTTTAATTACAATATATCCATCTAATTtcacttctttattttctgcataaaatctttaaaatcaaTGCGCAAAGAAGGTGAAACTCAGGCACAGCAGATAAAAGGGAATAGATTCCCTGTGATCCCTgattcaggaatttgggggcaATTCCAGCAGGACTTTGGTTTCCATAGCtaaaagtgtttaaaatcagctttttcttctcttttttgtctaagagtttgggattttcagtGTTGTAAGGATGGGTGGGACATGGAATACTGAGAGATAGGGAATGCTGGGGGATGGAATGCTGAGGAATAGGGAATGGTGAGGGATGGGGAATGGTGAGGAATGGGGAATGGTGAGGGATGGGGAGTGCTGAGGGGATGGAATGCTGAGGGATAGGGAATGCTGGGGGATGTTGAATGCTGAGGGGACAGAATGATGAGGCATAGGGAATGATCAGGATAGGGAATGCTGAGGGGATGGAATGCTGAGGGATAGGGAATGGTGAGAAATGGGGAATGTTGAGGGGATAGGGAATGGTGAGGGATGGGGAATGGTGAGGGATAGAGAATGCTGAGGGGATGGAATGCTGAGGAATATGGAACGCTGGGGGATGTTGAATGCTGAGGGATAGGGAATGCTGAGGGGACAGAATGATGAGGTATAGGGAATGATCAGGATAGGGAATGGAATGCTGGGGGATGTGGAATGCTGAGGGATAGGGAATGGTGAGGACAGGGAATGCTGAGGGATGGGGAATGCTGAGGGGATGGAATGCTGAGATTATGGAATGCTGAGGGATAGGGAATGCTGAGGGGATGGAATGCTGAGGACAGGGAATGCTGAGGACAGGGAATGCTGAGGGGATGGAATGCTGGGGGATGTGGAATGCTGAGGGATGTGGAATGCTGAGGGATAGGGAATGctgaggggatggggaatgCTGAGGGATGGGGAATGCTGAGGGATGGGGAATGCTGAGGGGATGGAATGCTGAGGGACAGGGAATGCTGAGGGATAGGGAATGCTGTGGGATGTGGAATGCTGAGGAATATGGAATGCTGAGGGATAGGGAATGCTGTGGGATGTGGAATGCTGAGGAATATGGAATGCTGAGGGATAGGGAATGCTGAGGGGATGGAATACTGAGGACAGGGAATGCTGAGGGATAGGGAATGCTGGGGGATGTGGAATGCTAAGGGAGGAATGCTGAGGGATAGGGAATGCTCAGAGATAGGGAACACTGTGGTTTGGCTTTTATCTCGGCCAATCTGCTGGGCCCTCCcttgccagcagcagtgccccagctgtgcccctctgCAAAATTCCTCAGCTTTCCTTGGGAATGAGGCTGGGATTCTGCACATTCTGGAGCCTTGGGCCATTCACTGTCCAGGGAATGggggcagcactggcacaagGTGGATCCAAACCCTGCTGGATTTCTGCCCTTTGTGCCCTAAATCCCAAGCAGTTCTTTGTCCCTGCTTGGAACCAGGCAGAGAAACCCTGATTTGCAGAAAAAACCAACTCTACAATGTATGAAATTGTAAAGTTGGTCTGATTTCTTTCAGGGTTGGACACATGTGGGATAGCTCCCCCAAAGGACGTGTGTACCTCTGAGAATTCCTGAGTCTGTTTTATCCCCAACCTGTTGCATATGCATAAGTTTCATGATAGATTCATGCATATTTATTTCCTTGCCCCATTTCATATTAAAACTGTCTCATCAGTTTTTATGAGCCTGTGCAGCTCTCTAGTAACGTCATTGTGTCTGCAACTCagctttagttttctttttaaggttGGTGGGGCCCCTCCTTATCTCTCTTTGGATTAGAaacctgtggtttttttaagtaactttaattttttgggttttttttttctgtaggttttTTGTGAGCACAGTAAGTTAGTAGATTAAATAAGTTTAGCAACCTATAGACTAAACAAGTTGAAACAGCACTTTTCAGCTAAATCTAAAATTAGTTTCTACATTAAGTTCAATTTCTAACTCGTAATGAACTGCAGGATGAATTCCCTGTGATCCCATAACCTTTGATCTCTTCCAGGCCGTGCTGCCATCCTATGAGGAAGCCCTGGAATTGCCTTCCAAGGATTGTCCCCCTCCCTACGTGGCCAtctgagcccagctgggggGAGCTGAcactgggtgctgctggtgcctcccccagcagagccccagtgctCACCCAGAGCAGTTCCCAGCCTTTTCCAGCCACATCCTGCCAGGGAACTGCTGGAATCTTGTCCTGCTCTGGCACCCCAACTTCCTGACCCTGGCACCCCAATTTCCTGACTCTGGCACCTTAATTTTCTGATCTGGGTACCACAATTTCTTGACCCTGGCACCCCAATTTCCTGACCCTGGCACGCCAATTTCCTGACCCTGGCACCTCCATTTCCTGACTCTGGTGCCTCCATTTCCTGAGTCTGACACCCCAAGTTCCTGACTGTTGCAGTGTGTCGCAATATCCTCTTTCCGCTATCCCAGTCCCTCAGGTGTGCcaacctctcccttcccctcccaatTGCCCCCTTGCTAAGTGCTGTCCATCAATCTCAGTAGGCCACCAAGGCCATCGTCTGataggtgaagttcaaaagatgcctctcagccctggggacaattgggcCATCCAAATGTCATTCGTCCCCTGAGCCTTCCCCCTCCTACCTGGTTGGTGGCACacctaccccttcccctccccctttccctgagcttaaaaagacacGGGACCATGTGGTGGGGATTTGGTTGGAGCTGTCACAACATTCAGAGGCCTGCGTGcccaggaataaactctggaTTATGACCCCCTAGCCGgatccatctccttttcctctttgcctcgCCTAAAGCTTCTCCATCAGAGGTCAAGCCTGAGTTCTTgttgcctggacttgttccaagagcCAGCTGCAACACACAACTAAccaaaggtgtctctggggtgaaacaccacggCTGCCGCCTTTGGTCAGGCAGCgagggccagacaagctcaggcatGTTCCACCTggtaatattgggattttattccaaTACCTGACCCTGGAACCCCAAGTTCCTGATTCTGGTACCTCCATTTCCTGATTCTGGCAACCCAACTTCCTGACTCTGGCACCCCAAGTTCCTGACCCTGGCACTTCAATTTCCTGGTTCTggcaccccaaattcctggtTCTGATACTCCAAATTCCTGACTCTGGCACCTCCATTTCCTGACTCTGGCACCCCAAGTTCCTGACCCTggcaccccaaattcctgacCCTGGCACCTCCATTTCCTGACTCTGACACCCCAAGTTCCTGATTCTGGTACCTCCATTTCCTGACTCTGGCACCCAAATTTCCTGATTCTGGCACCCCAACTTCCTGACTCTGTCACTTAAATTTCCTGGTTCTGGCACTTTAATTTCCCGACTCTGGCACTTCAATTTCCCAACTCTGGCACCTCCAATCCCCTACTCTGGCACCCCAAGTTCCCTACTctggaaccccaaattcctgactCTGGCACCCCAATTTCCTGACTCTGGCTCTGGTTGGCATCCCTGGAATCTGGGAtttggctgctgtgggtgcagggctggcctgagccctgccagctTTGCCCTGTGCCATGGTGGCTCTCCTCTGGCTCAGCAGGGAGACCTTCAGGAAGTGGGATTAAGGCATGGTCCTGGTTTAGGGTAACTTTGGGAGAAAAACTTCTAAAGAGGTTTCTTCTAGAGAAACAAATTCAAGTGGTTCCCCCCCAAACTGGTTTGGGAAATagatttccttggagaaaagtgggaaaaacctgtttatttaataGGCAAAGCATTCATCAGCACAAAAAATTAACCATATTAAACAACAAAACCTCTTGCCACTCCAcaagagatgacaaactcagaaaaGTCCCCTTGGTGGGCTGTAGCTTGGCTCAGTGTCTTATCTCCCTCTGgccaaaatggaaaatggaaatgttccATGGAATGGAAATGTtccatggaaatggaaatgtttccaTGGGACatggaaggaaaatggaaatattcagtggaaatggaaatgtttccaTGGGACATGGAAGGAAAATGGAGATGTtccatggaaatggaaatattccATGGGACATGtaagaaaaattgaaatgttCCATGGAACATgtacagaaaatggaaatgttccatggaaatggaaatgttccATGGGACatggaaggaaaatggaaatgtttccaTGGAACATGGAAATGTTCCATGAGACATGGAAATCCCATGTCAAACTACAACAGGGATGAACAGGGAAGGAATTTTCTCTGGGATAACCCACCCTTGCAGCTCCTTCAACAGAATTCCTACAGCAAAGGGATCAGCCAAAAAGTCCCAAGGAATTGCAGCCCTCACCCTGTCTGCCTGTGGTGATTGACACAACCCAGAATATCCAGCTCTGCCGTTTCATACCTGAGTGGGTgcagttttctgtgcttttatatCACTTGCAAGACGAGttccaattaaaataaaaatgttaatggCTTCCAAGCTGTGAGTCTGGTTTCTGAGGGTGTCTGATTGCTGagtgaaggaagaaataatttgatttctaaaaaaaattagtgagCAAAAAATGGTGCTTTGACCTTGGCCTGATCTTTCTCATGCTTGTGCTGCttgcaaaggaaaagctgataTTTCTCATTCAATTTCCTCTCAAAACCTGCCTCTCTGCATTATGAGCAGTGATAAGGATCCGTGGCCTGTTCACCAGTgactctgcacagctcaggcCCTGCAGATGTCACGGATGGTGCTGCTGATGTCCCTGGAATTCCAGACCTGCTCCCCTTTTGGGAtaatttcctgctcttttcaaACATCACAGTGGGAAAAAAGTGGGGTTTTCTCAGTCTTAAATAAAGTCTCCATTCCAGCCTCATGCAGAGCTCAGATCACAGCCCGTGGGGGCTGCTCCACACTGAACCAGCACAAAGCAGGCTTCAGTGGAATATTTATCAGCAAACTTCAATGGAATATTTGCAGAGGATGAATAAGAAatgtgctgctgcccctgctctttTCACTCAATGTGTGTTTCTGTAATGGGGATAAAGAGGATAATGTCAGTTGTATATTTTCCAGCTGATTTTCCCATTAAGGGGGGATAATTTCATTCTTCTGTGCTCCATCTCCTTGTTCTGGGCACCAGGATGCTCCACAGCAGACCTGGAGTCTGGAAGGGTGCCCTAGATGACATCTCAGTGGCTCCAGCACTTTTAAACATGATCAGAATTCACCCCCAAAAGTTCAAACCAGTCCAATCCTCCTAGcagaaaatcaattttctgCCCCCACATCTGCCAATTGTTTAACTGTAACCAAAGAGCAAGAGAGCAACTCAAAATTCCACCAGGAAACTTTGCAGGAGAGCCCAGATTGTTGCAGCAAGGCCCAGGCTGATCTCCTGCCTTATTCTGTGGAGACATTAAATGTGATCTTTGAATTATTATTTGGTTACTGAGCACTCTACACATCTCTTGCTCACAGCCACGGGACCAGGCTGGGTGCTGGAGTTGTGTTCATTTCCCTCCTTGGCTGCTCCAAGTCAGGCCAGGAGGAGGCCCCAGGATGGGCCTTCCCTTTGGAAAAGCACTAAATATTCCATATCagagcctggggcagctctgggacagaACATTCCATGCTT includes:
- the LAPTM5 gene encoding lysosomal-associated transmembrane protein 5 isoform X1, with protein sequence MTPQTPPEPPKCCCFNIKTATVALGIFHMVMSVLLLIEYSLEVANGKGFCKDMDKDYYRIADITTSFLLILMLFVISFHLLLGVLKMRERLLIPFLALQVIDFLLSLLTMFSSYIQVPAIISMSSLGHTQGHSRTPLLALQLLDFCLSILTLCSSYMEAPTFLNLKPVESGGSVPALEKLPAEEYAKVMITFTIAFVAVLVLKAYMFKCVLSCFKFIKASRREEVKVEPHAVEKAVLPSYEEALELPSKDCPPPYVAI
- the LAPTM5 gene encoding lysosomal-associated transmembrane protein 5 isoform X2 yields the protein MTPQTPPEPPKCCCFNIKTATVALGIFHMVMSVLLLIEYSLEVANGKGFCKDMDKDYYRIADITTSFLLILMLFVISFHLLLGVLKMRERLLIPFLALQVIDFLLSLLTMFSSYIQVPAIISMSSLGHTGHSRTPLLALQLLDFCLSILTLCSSYMEAPTFLNLKPVESGGSVPALEKLPAEEYAKVMITFTIAFVAVLVLKAYMFKCVLSCFKFIKASRREEVKVEPHAVEKAVLPSYEEALELPSKDCPPPYVAI